TTCAGAATCAAAGCGTTGGATTTTGTTACTTAGCTCAATGATAGTTTGTGTCTCGTCGATGTTTACGGTAATTACCTTGGAAAGTTCACTCATGGATGGTCCCTCCTTAAGATTAATCGTATTTCATTGAATTTGTCAGACATTATACATACAGTTCGTTTTTCTTTCTCTAAGCTTTTTACGAGGCTTATCCGCGAGTTAAGCAGTTATATCTGCGGTATTATTCATATATCAGCGACTTTCTGAATATATCTGCGAAAAACAACATATATCAGCGACTTATGCTCCTATTTCGGAGAAAGCCCGATTATATCGGCTCGTTTCCCGGCTTCATTGCCTCATAAACCTTCAGATTCACAGATCTTAAACCTGATTAACCACATAAGTTGCTTGCTTCCCTTGTAAAACATCCATTACATTTTGTGCAGCTTTTGTTTTCAATTCCTTTTCGGATTCTTCTGAATACCAGGAAATATGTGGAGTTAACAACACCTGATTCATCTTGAGCATAGGGTGATCAGCTCGGATAGGCTCTGTTTCCAACACATCTAGTGCAGCTCCTGCAAAGTCATTGTTTTCTAAAGCTGCAACTAGAGCTTCCTCATCCACAATTGGACCACGCGCCGTATTAACCAATGTTGCAGTATGCTTCATAAGAGAAAATTCCGCTTTCCCTACAAGTCCACGTGTCTGCTCATTCAATGGAACATGAATACTCAGAAAATCTGCTTGTTGGAACAGCTCCTCCCACTCAACTGATGTGACGCCCGCACGAATCGCATCTTCATCTGTTAGAAATGGATCGTATGTAACAATCTCAAGTCCAAAGACTTTGGCTTTCTCAGCCACTGTTCTCGCAATATTGCCAAACCCTATTAGTCCAAGGACTTTTCCTCGCAAACGTGAAATCGGTTTAGCCGAGTTAAAGTCCCACGTTCCCTTTTTAACCTGTTGATTTTGCTGAGTAACTTTTCGAGCAGATGATAACAGCAACGCCATCGTATGATCGGCCACTTCATCTAAGCAATAATCCGTTACATTACATACAGAAATACCATTTTCTGTAGCTGTTTTTACATCAACAGAGTCATAGCCTATTCCATAGCGGGCGATGACTTTACATCGCTCCATATTTTCAATCACAGATGCAGAAATCTGTGAGTATTGAGTCAGAATTCCATCTGCATCTTTACATGCTTCGATAACCTCATCTTCTGTTTTACATTGGTAAGCTACAAGCTCCCCACCAGCACGTTCAATCACCTCTCGCTCAGGTTGGAGCGTATCGTATTCATAATCTGTAACCACTACCTTGAACGTCATATTATCCCTCCTCTTTTACGCCATAAATGTTAATAAAACTGTAATGGTAATAATACTGGCAAGCGTTGTTACCAGGGTGATGCTCGAGACCAGTTCTGGTCGTGAATCAAATTCGACAGCATACATCGTAGTCGTAGCAGCAGATGGCATCGCTGCAGATAAAATAAGTACTTTTCCAAGTAAATCGCCCATCGGTAAAATCATTACGAGCCCGAATGCGATTAGTGGTGATGCTAGTAACCGAATGGAAGTGGCGTACGTGATTTTTCCCCATTCCATCGACTTGATTGAAATATCAGCTAACTGCATACCTAATACAATCATAACACCAGGGATCGCTCCATTCGCAATGAGCTTAATGGCGGACAGTATATTCTCTGACATTGGCACGTTCGTTACATTTAACAATAAGGAAATAATTGCTGCATAGGTTGCAGGCATTTTCAAAACGGATTGAAAAGCAAGCTTCATCCCTGCCTGGCCACGGGCTGCGTAGTACACACCAAAAAAGTTCATGATAATGGCTTGCAGGACAAGGAAGGAGATCGAGTATGCAAATCCTTCTTCACCAAACGCAAATAAAACAATCGGAGCGCCGTAATTCCCAGAATTCATGAAAGCAGTTGATAAAATCATCCCACTTTCTTCTGCTTCATTGTATCCATTTACTTTTTTCATTACCTTGTTGATCGTAATAATGGAAACCAGTAAACCAATAGAAAAAATAACTATGCTAACATATTCACTATTCAAATCAGCATCATAAAACGTTTCAAAGACAAGACATGGCGTTAAAATATATATCGCAATCGTTGAGACTGATTTAATGTCGAGTTTTTTCCACTTTTGAATGCCATATCCACTTAAGAATACAAGTAGAACCGGCAATACGACTTCTATAAATACACTCAACAGACATTACCACTCGGCGACAGTGCCGTCCTTATGTCTCCAAACAGGATTACGCCAGCGATGCCCTTCCTCAGCCATTTTCTTCACATGCTCTTCATTAATCTCAATACCAAGACCTGGCCCTTTCGGCATCGCAACATATCCATTGTTGTAATCAAAAACAGATTTATCTTGAATATAATCAAGTAAATCACTACCGTTGTTATAGTGGATGCCAAGGCTTTGCTCTTGAATGAATGCATTATGGCTTGTTGCATCCGTCTGTAGACAAGCAGCTAGCGCTATTGGTCCCAGCGGACAATGTGGTGCTACAGCAACATCATAAGCTTCTGCCATTGTGAAGATTTTTTTGCATTCTGTAATACCACCAGCGTGAGAAAGGTCCGGTTGAATGATATCAACATAACCATTAGATAGAGTATCTTTGAAATCCCAACGAGAATACATACGTTCACCTGTTGCAATCGGTGTCGTCGTTAGTGAAGAGATGTCACGCAATGCCTCATTATGTTCCGGTAGTACCGGTTCTTCAATAAACATTGGCTTATATGGTTCTAATTCTTTCACAAGCACTTTTGCCATCGCTTTATGAACGCGGCCGTGAAAATCAATGCCAACACCAATATGATCGCCAACCGCTTCTCGGATTCCAGCAATTCTGGAAACAGCTTTCTCCACTTTTTCATGCGAATCAATGTATTGCATTTCTTCTGTACCGTTCATTTTAACCGCTTTAAACCCACGATCTACAACATCCTTGGCAGCTTGTCCTACATCAGAAGGGCGATCGCCCCCTATCCAGGAATACACTTTTATCGAATCGCGACAAGCGCCACCCATTAGCTCATAGATTGGAGTATCATAGAATTTCCCTTTAATGTCCCATAATGCCTGGTCTATTCCAGCAATGGCACTCATCAAAATAGGTCCTCCACGGTAAAATCCAGAACGATACATAACATTCCAGTGATCCTCAATATGATGAGGATTTTTTCCAATAAGATAATCACTCAGTTCATTGACTGCAGATTTTACCGTTTCTGCACGGCCCTCTACAACTGGCTCTCCCCAGCCTACAATGCCTTCGTCTGTTTGGATTTTTAAAAAGCACCATCTTGGAGGTACTACATATGTTTCAAGATTGGTTATCCTCATCGTTACTCGCTCTCCTTTCTTGCTCCTTTGATTGATCCACGGAATTCAATAGCTTTGTTGGTTAATGTTTCGAAATCCTTGGCTTGAATAGCTTTTTTATCAAGAAGCGATCCTCCAGCGCCTACAGCAGCAGCGCCATTTTCCATAAAGATACCAACATTCTCGGACGTAACCCCACCTGTTGGAATCATTGGAATATGACCTAGTGGCCCCTGTAGATCTTTAATGTACCCTGGTCCAAATGAAGTAGCAGGGAACACTTTGACTAGATCCGCTCCACTTTCATACGCTGTCACCATTTCCGTTGGGGTTAATACACCCGGAATCGAAATGGCTCCATACCGATTCGTCAAATCCACCATCTCCTTATTAAAAGATGGAGAAAACACAAAATCAGCACGCGCCTCAATCGCTCGCTTAGCCGTGGCAGCATCTAGGACTGTTCCTGCTCCGACTAAAGCTTGATCACCAAAGGTTTGCTTGATATTTTCAATCATGCGAAATGCTCCAGGAGTATCGACGGTAATCTCGAGTGCGCCCACTCCTCCTTTTATAAGAGCATCAGCAATGTGGTGAATATCATCTTCCTTTGGTTGACGTATTACGGCTATAAGCCCGGAATCGATTAACTGTGAAATTTTCTTATGCTTCGTCATCCTGTTCTTCCTCCTTTACCTTTTTACATCTTGACCAGGATTCGATTGATTGGATAAATATTGTTCCAAGGAACGTTTCGTTGGTAGACCTTCAATATCACCATTCACTTTTACAACGAGTGAACCAATAGCATTTCCTCGCTTCACCCCATAAGGAATGGTTTGTCCATCCAAATAGGCACTAATGACACCTACCGCAAACCCATCTCCAGCACCGACGGGGTCCACAACTTGGTCGACCGGAAATCCTTCTACAAACATCTCTTCATTAGATAAAATGTAAGCTCCTGATTTTCCTTGTTTTACGATGATATGCTGGGAATCAGCCGTTTTCAGTGCTTTGGCCATGGAATGGACATCCTTCTCGCCAGTGAGAAACTCTCCCTCATCTTCACCAGCTAAGATAATGTCTGAATGGGTGGCCATCTCTAGTAATGTTTTTTTTGCATCATCTAGATTATTCCATAGCTTATAGCGAATGTTTGGATCAAATATGATAGGGACACTGTGCTTTTGCGCGTAAGAAAT
This genomic stretch from Pontibacillus yanchengensis harbors:
- a CDS encoding bifunctional 4-hydroxy-2-oxoglutarate aldolase/2-dehydro-3-deoxy-phosphogluconate aldolase, producing MTKHKKISQLIDSGLIAVIRQPKEDDIHHIADALIKGGVGALEITVDTPGAFRMIENIKQTFGDQALVGAGTVLDAATAKRAIEARADFVFSPSFNKEMVDLTNRYGAISIPGVLTPTEMVTAYESGADLVKVFPATSFGPGYIKDLQGPLGHIPMIPTGGVTSENVGIFMENGAAAVGAGGSLLDKKAIQAKDFETLTNKAIEFRGSIKGARKESE
- the dgoD gene encoding galactonate dehydratase, with translation MRITNLETYVVPPRWCFLKIQTDEGIVGWGEPVVEGRAETVKSAVNELSDYLIGKNPHHIEDHWNVMYRSGFYRGGPILMSAIAGIDQALWDIKGKFYDTPIYELMGGACRDSIKVYSWIGGDRPSDVGQAAKDVVDRGFKAVKMNGTEEMQYIDSHEKVEKAVSRIAGIREAVGDHIGVGIDFHGRVHKAMAKVLVKELEPYKPMFIEEPVLPEHNEALRDISSLTTTPIATGERMYSRWDFKDTLSNGYVDIIQPDLSHAGGITECKKIFTMAEAYDVAVAPHCPLGPIALAACLQTDATSHNAFIQEQSLGIHYNNGSDLLDYIQDKSVFDYNNGYVAMPKGPGLGIEINEEHVKKMAEEGHRWRNPVWRHKDGTVAEW
- a CDS encoding sugar kinase, whose protein sequence is MKQIDVVTMGETMVLFTGNESLPIPYVHQFKKQIGGAESNVAIGLARLGYKSGWMSKLGDDPFGTYIHHFIRGEGVDTTQVQLIDYAPTGIFFKESLSPEDVRVHYYRYQSAASTLTKEDVKEEYIKQARVLHLTGITPALSSTCKEAVFQAISYAQKHSVPIIFDPNIRYKLWNNLDDAKKTLLEMATHSDIILAGEDEGEFLTGEKDVHSMAKALKTADSQHIIVKQGKSGAYILSNEEMFVEGFPVDQVVDPVGAGDGFAVGVISAYLDGQTIPYGVKRGNAIGSLVVKVNGDIEGLPTKRSLEQYLSNQSNPGQDVKR
- a CDS encoding AEC family transporter translates to MSVFIEVVLPVLLVFLSGYGIQKWKKLDIKSVSTIAIYILTPCLVFETFYDADLNSEYVSIVIFSIGLLVSIITINKVMKKVNGYNEAEESGMILSTAFMNSGNYGAPIVLFAFGEEGFAYSISFLVLQAIIMNFFGVYYAARGQAGMKLAFQSVLKMPATYAAIISLLLNVTNVPMSENILSAIKLIANGAIPGVMIVLGMQLADISIKSMEWGKITYATSIRLLASPLIAFGLVMILPMGDLLGKVLILSAAMPSAATTTMYAVEFDSRPELVSSITLVTTLASIITITVLLTFMA
- a CDS encoding C-terminal binding protein, with product MTFKVVVTDYEYDTLQPEREVIERAGGELVAYQCKTEDEVIEACKDADGILTQYSQISASVIENMERCKVIARYGIGYDSVDVKTATENGISVCNVTDYCLDEVADHTMALLLSSARKVTQQNQQVKKGTWDFNSAKPISRLRGKVLGLIGFGNIARTVAEKAKVFGLEIVTYDPFLTDEDAIRAGVTSVEWEELFQQADFLSIHVPLNEQTRGLVGKAEFSLMKHTATLVNTARGPIVDEEALVAALENNDFAGAALDVLETEPIRADHPMLKMNQVLLTPHISWYSEESEKELKTKAAQNVMDVLQGKQATYVVNQV